The following proteins are co-located in the Phocoena phocoena chromosome 1, mPhoPho1.1, whole genome shotgun sequence genome:
- the LOC136131154 gene encoding lymphotactin-like, producing MRLLILAFLGICCLAAYTVEGVGSEVLEKTICVSLTTQRLPIKNIKTYTIKEGPMKAVIFITRRGLKVCADPQVEWVNKAVRTIKSTRRNVSQTKPTGAQQSSSTAVTLSG from the exons ATGAGACTTCTCATCCTGGCCTTCCTCGGGATCTGCTGTCTCGCTGCATACACTGTGGAAG GTGTGGGGAGTGAAGTTCTAGAAAAGACCATCTGTGTGAGTCTGACTACCCAGCGACTGCCAATTAAAAACATCAAGACCTACACCATCAAGGAGGGCCCCATGAAAGCAGTGAT ATTTATTACCAGACGTGGCCTTAAAGTCTGTGCTGATCCACAAGTTGAATGGGTGAACAAAGCAGTCCGAACAATAAAGTCCACCAGGAGAAATGTGAGCCAGACCAAGCCTACAGGAGCCCAGCAATCCAGCAGTACAGCTGTGACCCTGAGTGGGTAG